AACATTGGCAATGATAGAAACAGTATCACCAACATTGGCAATGAAAGAAACCACACCAACATTGGCAATGAAGGAAACAATGGCAACATTGGCAATGAACACTACCAATAAATGACACGGTCACACCAACATTACCGATAATTGAAATGGCAACACTAACGTTACCGATAAATGACATGGTCACACCAACACTACCGATATATGACAAGGTCATGACACAGTTTTGGTCTTTTCAATGGTAAAGGCAGCCTGGTCTTTACACTCTACATTCCCACTCTCACCTGAATGCATTTCCTCTCAATTGCAGACCCCAGTGGATCGCACTGGCTGTTCAACAGACCGGATCTGTCTGGCTGAGCCTTCCGACTGTAACCCTAATGCATCATCACAATGTATCTTTGCATCGGCCAGGCAGACTGTGGGTCAAAACTTTGAATTAATTCTCTCGGGAGAGACAGTTGGCTACATTGCTGCCACCCTGTCAACAGACACTCTACTGGTAAGTTTACAAGCTCGGAGTTCCATCAACAAATTATCCATATTTAAGTTAGAATAAGGCTAAAATAAGCCTGTATAACTTACAATTTTAAAATCTGTATCGCAGGGAGGTAACGACACAACCTATGTGTGTGCAAGGGGCAAAGGAGATGTCATTCACTTCTTTACTGCTTTGCTTGACAATAACCAGCTCATCTTGACCAATGTAAGTTCAACTtactttgcattttaaaaactattCACAATTCCTAATTGATCATGCATTGCATGGTTGTGCATTGCAAGCATTTAACAGCAATATCTGCAGCAGTTGGCGATTGTAACTTGCCAACATTAGCTTAATCGTAATTGTacctaaacaaacaaaagtttGCTTATTGTGAATATCTGAGTAAAGAACAGATACTGGCTTGAAAAAGCATCAAAATGTAATCtcttatttaaaaacacatttttaaaatcatgaaaTTTTGTGATCAAATAAACACACTCTTGCAATACCACTAGGTACCACAAGATGGTGTAGTAGAACTTACCAGTAATGAAATCTGTAAACAAAAGTGTATCTGATACTTCTTCAACCTAGAAAAACTAGTCGAATAGCTCAAATTATGAGCTATTCGACTATTCCGATTTTTTTTGTCGTTATTTAACTGGTGACGTAAAGAACAATGTCAATGTTGTTGCCCATCTTTTGGTAGAGCTAAAAAAGGAgatcaaaataacaatgtttTCATACCGGTACATGCGACATACAAATAAACGCTAAATATCTCAATTGATTATCCATCTATGAacgttctgaaaacattttaagtgagaaaatgaccaagtagaatatcaacatgtgggcatttgatccataaatctctcagaaacatatttaattctgccattttaaagcttttcagagaccctccattgtagTACTGACAAAAACTtgggttaacttcaaaataaaagccctatttacaaaatagttaaaaaaaaaactaatggaagacaagaagagaagcttttattttgaaaaaaggtcATTTGATTTTTTAGCTTGAAACCAGTCCCAGGTACATTTTACGTTCCGCCCACAATGCAAAAAATGTATACAACTAGGTATTTCTTGCTTACTTAATCTTTTCatgctatctaatgtgaacgcactacatactaacttTACCgttagacttagtatgagtcgtacattagtatgcgatttcaaacacagctagGGTATATAAAATGGTTGGAGGAACTAGAATCATTGATGGAGCACCAATCAGCAGTTGATAATTTGGAGCTTTTTGTTCTCTTCTAAAGTCGACTGCTACAACTGTGAGAGGCCGCACAAATGGAACCAGGTTGGAGTGCGCTTTTAACGCCTCAATACCCGACTACTCATCATCCTTAAAACAGATTCGGGCAAGCAGCTTGTCAGGCATGATCAGCACTGGACATTTCGACCCCGGTAAGATACGACTTGCCATAGCTTCtttcaaacaaaacaat
This window of the Gouania willdenowi chromosome 18, fGouWil2.1, whole genome shotgun sequence genome carries:
- the LOC114480488 gene encoding putative ferric-chelate reductase 1: MDNRLIITIFFVTLSSAVIAAKGQKTLGTTATPTIGYETTTEKNIIVSPTAAENEEVTPTDTGNAMTPVDRTGCSTDRICLAEPSDCNPNASSQCIFASARQTVGQNFELILSGETVGYIAATLSTDTLLGGNDTTYVCARGKGDVIHFFTALLDNNQLILTNSTATTVRGRTNGTRLECAFNASIPDYSSSLKQIRASSLSGMISTGHFDPVSGALGTPTARMMSNVVNLMDPTSNTTNFNSNITTTLSSFSTVLHHSLIQALLVPLVIISLALV